A part of Terriglobus roseus genomic DNA contains:
- a CDS encoding glycoside hydrolase family 27 protein, translating into MRRIAFALLASALSLSAVAQTKPAAQTTLAATPPMGWNSWNWFAGKVTQDDVKAAADLIVSSGMRDAGYVYVNIDDTWEGKRDASGVLHTNEKFPDMKALADYVHSKGLKLGIYSSPGDQTCAKYEGSLGHEQQDADLYASWGIDYLKYDLCGFGKEMKSKAPDDKLKQNQMMQEAYEKMHQALLKTGRPIVYSLCQYGFDSVWQWGPSVGANLWRTTGDVQANWASIALIAKTQIGLGKYAGPGHWNDPDMLEVGNGKLTPDENRAHMGMWAMLAAPLLAGNNLTQLTPEVTGILTNREVVAINQDKLGKQAERVYQEGPIEIWSRPLADGGVALAVINFGEDENFVRGIGLHLKEAGVKPGMKAHDIWNAKDLGAIKDDYKYSLKRHQMLLLRFSK; encoded by the coding sequence ATGCGACGTATTGCCTTTGCCTTGCTTGCTTCTGCACTTTCTCTGTCTGCGGTGGCGCAGACCAAACCCGCAGCACAGACCACGCTGGCGGCCACACCGCCTATGGGATGGAACTCGTGGAACTGGTTCGCCGGCAAGGTGACTCAGGATGACGTTAAGGCCGCAGCAGATCTCATCGTCTCCAGCGGCATGCGCGATGCGGGCTATGTGTACGTGAACATTGACGATACGTGGGAAGGTAAGCGCGACGCGAGCGGCGTTCTACACACCAACGAGAAGTTCCCGGACATGAAGGCGCTGGCCGACTACGTGCACAGCAAGGGCCTGAAGCTGGGCATTTACTCCAGCCCTGGCGACCAGACCTGCGCTAAGTACGAAGGCAGCCTGGGCCATGAGCAGCAGGATGCTGACCTCTATGCGTCTTGGGGTATCGATTACCTCAAGTACGATCTCTGCGGCTTCGGCAAGGAGATGAAAAGCAAGGCTCCGGATGACAAGCTGAAGCAGAACCAGATGATGCAGGAAGCCTACGAGAAAATGCACCAGGCGCTGCTGAAGACTGGCCGTCCCATCGTCTACAGCCTGTGCCAGTACGGATTTGATTCCGTGTGGCAGTGGGGACCGTCCGTGGGCGCGAACCTGTGGCGCACCACGGGCGATGTGCAGGCAAACTGGGCCTCAATCGCGCTCATTGCAAAGACGCAGATTGGATTGGGCAAGTACGCTGGCCCCGGCCACTGGAACGACCCCGACATGCTCGAAGTCGGCAATGGCAAGCTGACGCCAGATGAGAACCGCGCGCACATGGGTATGTGGGCCATGCTGGCTGCACCTCTGTTGGCAGGCAACAACCTGACGCAGCTGACGCCAGAGGTCACTGGCATCCTGACCAATCGCGAAGTCGTTGCAATCAACCAGGACAAGCTGGGCAAGCAGGCCGAGCGTGTTTACCAGGAAGGACCAATCGAAATCTGGTCGCGGCCGCTGGCAGACGGTGGTGTGGCGCTGGCGGTCATCAACTTTGGCGAGGATGAAAACTTTGTACGCGGCATTGGCCTCCACCTCAAGGAAGCAGGCGTGAAGCCGGGCATGAAGGCGCACGATATCTGGAATGCAAAGGATCTTGGCGCAATCAAGGACGACTACAAGTACTCGCTGAAGCGTCACCAGATGTTGCTGCTTCGCTTCTCGAAGTAG
- the galK gene encoding galactokinase, whose protein sequence is MTSAMFTYAPGRVNLLGEHTDYTGGLVLPMAIPFATKATVTAAADGYVFTSTAFPGEHASSRDEKATGAWSDYPAGVLHELWALGIDVPPFRMELDGNVPLGAGLSSSASIEVATAVALLRHAGTVLEAKEIALLCQRAENRFVGSPCGIMDQFVVTAATEGHALLLNTRTLTYELLPMNTGFLAQCSIVIANSMVRHSVATGDYGVRRRELEEGQAVIRARFPEAEDLGRATTEQLEAVRASLSDNVYKRCKHVITENARVRQAEVAMKAGDAVKLGELMNGSHASQRDDFEDSVPEIDFLAATAVTLPGCYGARLTGGGFGGCTVSLVASEDVPQFTAQLAVAYKGHFNIEAEIYVCTPADGALAQLERA, encoded by the coding sequence TTGACATCTGCAATGTTTACGTATGCTCCAGGCCGTGTAAATCTGCTGGGCGAACACACCGATTACACCGGCGGACTGGTGTTGCCCATGGCGATTCCCTTTGCAACGAAGGCCACCGTGACCGCTGCCGCAGACGGCTACGTGTTTACCTCGACAGCGTTTCCCGGAGAGCACGCGAGCTCGCGCGATGAGAAGGCTACCGGCGCATGGAGCGACTATCCCGCAGGCGTGTTGCATGAGCTGTGGGCTCTGGGCATTGATGTACCACCATTCCGCATGGAGCTGGATGGCAACGTGCCGCTGGGTGCGGGGCTAAGCTCGTCCGCGTCGATTGAAGTAGCCACCGCCGTTGCACTGCTGCGCCATGCGGGCACGGTGCTTGAGGCAAAGGAGATTGCGTTGCTGTGCCAGCGCGCGGAGAACCGCTTTGTCGGTTCGCCCTGCGGCATCATGGACCAGTTTGTTGTGACTGCCGCAACGGAAGGGCACGCGTTGCTGCTGAACACGCGCACACTCACCTACGAGCTGCTGCCGATGAATACCGGCTTCCTGGCACAGTGCAGCATTGTGATTGCCAACAGCATGGTGCGGCACTCCGTGGCTACGGGCGATTACGGTGTGCGACGCCGCGAACTGGAGGAAGGTCAGGCTGTTATCCGTGCTCGCTTCCCTGAAGCGGAAGATCTCGGTCGCGCGACGACAGAGCAGTTAGAAGCTGTACGTGCCAGCCTGAGCGACAACGTGTACAAGCGTTGCAAACACGTCATCACCGAGAATGCACGCGTGCGGCAAGCAGAGGTCGCCATGAAAGCAGGCGACGCCGTGAAGCTTGGCGAGTTGATGAACGGTTCCCACGCCAGCCAGCGCGACGACTTTGAAGACAGCGTCCCGGAAATTGATTTCCTTGCAGCCACAGCCGTCACGCTGCCGGGTTGCTATGGCGCACGTCTCACTGGCGGCGGTTTTGGTGGATGCACGGTAAGCCTTGTCGCATCGGAGGACGTTCCGCAATTCACAGCGCAGCTTGCCGTGGCATACAAAGGGCACTTCAATATCGAAGCTGAAATCTACGTCTGCACACCGGCCGATGGCGCGCTGGCGCAACTGGAGCGTGCGTAA
- a CDS encoding UDP-glucose--hexose-1-phosphate uridylyltransferase, translated as MNPLLLTTPHRRWNPLRGEWVLVSPHRTQRPWQGQTEDAAVPQSPQYDPSCYLCPGNPRAGGEQTPHYTGTYVFTNDYAALKPDAETITEDDGLLHAETERGICRVLCFSPRHDLTLATMDVPSIRGVVDVWAGQEAELAANPGIRYVQIFENRGAMMGASNPHPHGQIWATEHIPNEPATELRTQKEYFAKHGETMLHAYLQKELEKGERVVAQNDTWVVVIPFWAVWPFETLVLPRDPVASMRALSEAQRDGLADILKTLTAGYNRVFDAPFPYSMGFHPAPCDGEEHPEWQLHAHFYPPLLRSATVRKFMVGFELLGCPQRDITPESAAATLRNVMR; from the coding sequence ATGAATCCGCTGTTGCTGACCACCCCGCATCGTCGCTGGAATCCGCTCCGTGGAGAATGGGTTCTCGTATCGCCGCATCGCACGCAGCGCCCATGGCAGGGGCAGACAGAAGACGCTGCTGTCCCGCAATCGCCGCAGTACGATCCGTCGTGCTACCTATGTCCCGGCAATCCGCGCGCTGGTGGCGAGCAGACGCCCCATTACACCGGCACCTACGTTTTCACCAATGATTACGCGGCTCTGAAGCCCGACGCGGAAACCATCACGGAAGACGATGGCCTGCTGCATGCCGAGACGGAGCGTGGCATCTGCCGTGTGTTGTGCTTCAGTCCGCGGCATGACCTGACGCTGGCAACGATGGACGTGCCATCCATCCGCGGCGTGGTGGATGTGTGGGCTGGGCAGGAGGCAGAACTGGCGGCAAACCCCGGCATTCGCTACGTGCAGATCTTTGAAAATCGTGGCGCCATGATGGGTGCAAGCAATCCGCATCCGCACGGCCAGATATGGGCCACAGAACACATCCCCAACGAACCTGCCACCGAGCTGCGCACGCAAAAGGAATACTTCGCGAAGCACGGCGAAACCATGTTGCACGCCTATCTGCAGAAGGAACTGGAGAAGGGCGAACGCGTGGTCGCGCAGAACGACACGTGGGTTGTGGTGATTCCGTTCTGGGCAGTGTGGCCGTTTGAAACCCTGGTGTTGCCGCGCGATCCTGTTGCCTCCATGCGAGCGCTGAGTGAGGCCCAACGCGATGGTCTCGCGGACATCCTCAAGACACTCACCGCTGGCTACAACCGGGTTTTCGATGCGCCGTTCCCATATTCCATGGGCTTTCATCCCGCCCCATGCGATGGCGAAGAGCATCCGGAATGGCAGTTGCATGCGCACTTCTATCCGCCGTTATTGCGGTCGGCCACGGTGCGCAAGTTCATGGTGGGATTTGAACTTCTCGGATGTCCGCAGCGCGACATCACACCAGAAAGCGCCGCAGCCACTCTACGCAATGTAATGCGCTAA
- a CDS encoding type I phosphomannose isomerase catalytic subunit, translating into MSTLNPFRLHPSFSERTWGRRDLKPWYPDWVERDAKYKDPIGEAWLTGPQSLVNDGDYAGETLASLAGKEPVRLLGILAKEKEFPLLMKLLFPDDKLSVQVHPNDEEAAALNIGRGKTECWYILDAEPGATVACGLKQGTTLDGLRDAIANGTAENLLEHIPVVAGDMVFVDAGTVHAIGPGVTILETQQTSDTTYRLYDYGRPRELHVDKGLAVSKVTTRAGKVEAKPISVDGREGKRLIQEKYFTVDSFSLKIGDTIEFENPGDKPYCLTAIGGDAQVIVVGEALTELPASTSVIVPADVARVTVRADSALELVRATP; encoded by the coding sequence ATGAGCACTCTCAATCCATTTCGCCTGCATCCGTCCTTTTCCGAACGCACATGGGGTCGCCGAGACCTGAAGCCTTGGTATCCCGACTGGGTTGAGCGCGACGCCAAGTACAAGGATCCGATTGGCGAAGCCTGGCTGACCGGGCCGCAGTCCCTAGTGAACGACGGCGATTATGCAGGCGAAACGCTTGCATCACTGGCGGGGAAAGAGCCGGTTCGGCTGCTGGGAATATTGGCAAAAGAGAAAGAGTTCCCGCTTCTGATGAAGCTGTTGTTTCCGGATGACAAGCTTTCCGTGCAGGTTCATCCCAACGACGAAGAAGCCGCCGCGCTGAACATTGGCCGTGGCAAGACAGAGTGCTGGTACATCCTGGATGCTGAACCGGGTGCCACGGTGGCATGCGGTCTCAAGCAGGGCACCACGCTCGACGGTCTGCGTGATGCCATCGCAAACGGCACTGCCGAAAATCTGTTGGAACACATCCCCGTGGTCGCTGGCGACATGGTGTTTGTGGACGCAGGTACGGTCCACGCCATCGGGCCGGGCGTCACAATCCTCGAAACGCAGCAGACCTCTGACACCACCTATCGCTTGTACGACTATGGCCGTCCGCGCGAACTGCATGTCGACAAGGGATTGGCCGTCAGCAAGGTGACCACGCGTGCGGGCAAGGTTGAGGCAAAACCGATCTCCGTGGATGGACGCGAAGGCAAGCGGTTGATCCAGGAAAAGTACTTCACCGTGGACAGCTTCTCGTTGAAGATTGGCGACACCATCGAGTTTGAGAATCCCGGTGACAAGCCCTACTGCCTGACGGCCATCGGTGGCGATGCGCAGGTGATTGTCGTGGGTGAGGCCCTAACAGAGCTTCCGGCCAGCACTTCCGTGATTGTGCCTGCGGATGTAGCTCGCGTGACGGTGCGGGCTGACAGCGCGCTGGAACTGGTGCGCGCGACACCGTAA
- a CDS encoding alpha-glucuronidase family glycosyl hydrolase: MLRTLQRLALGTIAGLSFAVVSLAQTPAPSAVGWLRYVIPPDPPRYHDMPHAVALLGDANGRPAPEEEAAAEELDRGLGHMVAGTDILLHRIDPRNDAIILGTPEALRRSGLARIAPGWVDKPVPEEGFRIVHLRNGIRQWWVLEGGSPSAELYAAFRFAAMVTEDRQLPNELAESPRFPLRAVQIEGSVPEDGVLRQYGRLLASVGINGVVLNCNAQQKAEAARLFRPFGIRVWSSAADMEAERNIHLQDSSFADAPMSGLAPESAGKEHRAARFLLLPGGLRQPVTPLRAWQMTLRTPVAANLSGGLGVLSQEAVLPLLEQPMLQASLYAFGRFAWNPEESRDSIVDQWARQTWGDDARIFDVAKKIVLDSEASYAGITSPLGLPRLGTEHGPDPMTSETGHPLADRQSIGAARLQSAEFPEAFRREYENPSSTPPEWLLLLHRVPLSFRVRDGQTVTQAVYDAAFTGASAAANADDAWDETRELVEPERWTPTHLLLQDNARRAEIWREAVVDWLLRVTGQPDTLGFAGKHAGRIEAETMTLKGYRTIFTEDKEGSSGGAYIACSLSDCSASTEFRGEENVYRIEVGYFDAPQAPQRFVLRINGAVVDTWTSAVRGAEPGGISAERFVRNGVRLKPGDRIEIHSTGAMDFVEITRDPRWN; encoded by the coding sequence ATGTTGCGAACGCTGCAAAGACTGGCACTTGGAACGATTGCAGGCCTGTCGTTTGCAGTCGTTTCCCTGGCGCAGACGCCTGCCCCCTCTGCCGTTGGCTGGTTGCGTTACGTCATTCCGCCAGACCCGCCGCGCTACCACGACATGCCCCATGCCGTTGCGCTTCTAGGCGACGCCAACGGGCGTCCTGCACCGGAAGAAGAAGCCGCCGCGGAGGAGCTGGATCGCGGGCTGGGCCACATGGTTGCCGGAACGGACATCCTGCTGCATCGCATTGACCCGCGCAACGACGCCATCATTCTTGGTACACCCGAGGCACTGCGTCGCTCCGGTTTAGCCCGCATTGCACCCGGTTGGGTGGACAAGCCGGTGCCGGAAGAAGGTTTCCGCATCGTTCATCTGCGCAACGGTATCCGGCAGTGGTGGGTTCTGGAGGGAGGATCGCCCAGCGCGGAACTTTATGCAGCCTTCCGTTTCGCAGCCATGGTCACGGAAGACCGCCAACTGCCGAACGAACTTGCCGAATCGCCGCGTTTCCCTCTCCGGGCTGTTCAGATCGAAGGTTCCGTTCCGGAAGACGGTGTGCTGCGTCAGTACGGACGGCTTCTTGCCTCGGTTGGTATCAACGGCGTCGTCCTGAACTGCAATGCGCAACAGAAGGCTGAAGCAGCGCGACTCTTCCGTCCGTTTGGCATCCGCGTGTGGTCCAGCGCGGCTGACATGGAGGCTGAACGAAACATTCATCTTCAGGACAGCAGCTTTGCCGATGCGCCCATGAGTGGCCTTGCCCCAGAGAGCGCTGGGAAGGAACACCGTGCAGCGCGTTTTCTTTTGCTTCCCGGTGGCCTCCGCCAGCCCGTTACGCCGTTGCGTGCGTGGCAGATGACTTTGCGGACTCCGGTAGCTGCGAACCTCAGCGGCGGCCTAGGCGTGCTTTCACAGGAAGCCGTACTGCCGCTGCTGGAGCAGCCCATGCTGCAAGCCAGCCTGTATGCCTTTGGCCGGTTCGCGTGGAATCCGGAAGAATCGCGGGACAGCATCGTTGACCAGTGGGCTCGCCAAACGTGGGGCGATGACGCGCGCATCTTTGATGTGGCGAAGAAGATCGTTCTCGACAGCGAAGCCAGTTACGCCGGCATCACGTCGCCGCTGGGGCTGCCGCGCCTGGGAACGGAACATGGACCCGATCCCATGACTTCCGAAACGGGACATCCGCTGGCGGACCGCCAGAGTATCGGCGCAGCGAGGCTGCAATCTGCAGAATTTCCAGAAGCCTTCCGCAGGGAATATGAGAACCCTTCGTCGACACCGCCGGAGTGGCTGTTGCTGCTGCACCGTGTACCTCTCAGCTTCCGCGTACGCGACGGCCAGACTGTGACGCAGGCAGTGTATGACGCCGCCTTTACTGGCGCATCCGCAGCCGCCAATGCGGACGACGCGTGGGACGAGACGCGCGAACTGGTGGAACCAGAGCGATGGACACCCACGCATCTGCTGTTGCAGGACAACGCACGCCGCGCAGAGATATGGCGCGAAGCGGTCGTCGACTGGCTCTTGCGCGTGACTGGCCAGCCCGACACGCTGGGCTTTGCGGGTAAGCACGCGGGCCGCATCGAAGCCGAAACGATGACGTTGAAGGGTTACCGCACGATCTTTACCGAAGACAAGGAAGGCTCGTCTGGCGGCGCTTACATTGCCTGCTCGCTATCCGACTGCTCTGCCAGCACCGAGTTCCGTGGCGAAGAGAATGTCTACCGCATTGAGGTGGGCTACTTCGACGCGCCGCAGGCACCGCAGCGATTCGTGCTGCGCATCAATGGCGCGGTGGTGGATACATGGACATCGGCTGTGCGCGGCGCAGAGCCCGGAGGCATTTCTGCCGAACGATTTGTTCGCAACGGTGTGCGTCTAAAACCGGGCGACCGCATTGAAATTCACAGCACCGGTGCGATGGACTTCGTGGAAATCACCCGCGATCCGCGCTGGAACTGA
- a CDS encoding HAD family hydrolase, protein MEFLLDPASFRALIFDCDGTLVETLPAHIAALQATLGPMGILPTAEWARTLYGTTPPQVLLAIEKTYGPIPVPHADVLKQWVMNYAKSLHLLQRIVSVCDVALHFQGKVPMAVASNNQRANIEATLRAVGMDGVFGWIVSGEDVAKGKPAPDLFLEAARRMQMEPQDCLVFEDSREGVEAAEAAGMRVIRIDASADRVPVASETR, encoded by the coding sequence ATGGAATTCCTCCTTGACCCCGCCAGCTTTCGCGCCCTGATCTTCGACTGCGACGGAACACTGGTGGAGACGCTGCCCGCCCACATTGCCGCGCTACAGGCCACGTTGGGCCCCATGGGCATTTTGCCCACGGCAGAGTGGGCCCGGACGCTGTACGGCACCACGCCACCGCAGGTTCTGCTGGCCATTGAGAAGACCTACGGCCCCATTCCTGTGCCGCATGCTGACGTACTGAAGCAGTGGGTGATGAATTACGCAAAAAGCCTGCATCTGCTGCAACGCATCGTCTCGGTCTGCGATGTTGCTCTCCACTTTCAGGGCAAAGTTCCCATGGCCGTAGCCTCAAATAACCAGCGCGCCAATATTGAGGCCACACTCCGTGCGGTGGGCATGGATGGGGTCTTTGGATGGATCGTTTCAGGTGAGGATGTGGCCAAGGGCAAACCCGCACCCGATCTGTTTCTGGAAGCAGCCCGCCGCATGCAAATGGAACCGCAGGACTGCTTGGTTTTTGAGGATTCCCGTGAAGGCGTGGAAGCGGCTGAAGCAGCCGGAATGCGGGTGATCCGCATCGACGCCAGTGCGGATCGCGTTCCTGTGGCCAGCGAGACACGCTAG
- a CDS encoding TIM barrel protein: protein MSATHSKPRLHNAMWPGIVGKGPDSTEPFIDLDTMLDLTAQAEVNGQQFDGVDLFMSAPHTSIDSTDDDLKVLAHKLQSRGLVCGSFVAPVWAPTGGGSAMGNEMEVRKFLEQVRKACVIGRKMTALGVRPSGVIRIDSATGTGDWYKDPKGNTDKIAKTFCEAANIAEAEGQRLAAEGEICWAGMHGWDHMLRLLEKVNKPKTVGFQADMAHTMLYTLGYNSPESRIVAEGCATPEEIMTALKKVTKALRPWTFDFHVAQNDGTVKGQGSHDKTGRHCPPDDPNGLMDIVKVAGLWMRDDNGVPTRAFEHICWDGCMFPNDVMTDPQTWNKVLKVMIDVRDAHGWN, encoded by the coding sequence ATGTCAGCAACACACAGCAAACCGCGCCTGCACAACGCCATGTGGCCCGGAATCGTTGGTAAGGGACCGGATTCCACCGAGCCGTTTATTGATCTTGACACCATGCTGGACCTGACCGCGCAAGCTGAAGTGAACGGCCAGCAATTTGATGGTGTGGATCTGTTCATGTCCGCACCGCACACGTCGATTGATTCCACCGATGACGACCTGAAGGTACTTGCGCACAAGCTGCAATCTCGCGGTCTTGTCTGCGGATCGTTTGTTGCTCCGGTGTGGGCGCCCACGGGCGGCGGTTCAGCGATGGGTAACGAGATGGAAGTCCGTAAGTTCCTGGAACAGGTCCGCAAGGCATGCGTGATCGGCCGCAAGATGACCGCGCTCGGCGTGCGTCCCAGCGGCGTCATCCGTATTGATTCCGCAACAGGAACCGGCGACTGGTACAAGGACCCGAAGGGTAATACGGACAAGATCGCCAAGACCTTTTGTGAAGCCGCGAACATTGCAGAAGCAGAAGGTCAGCGTCTGGCAGCAGAGGGTGAAATCTGCTGGGCAGGTATGCATGGCTGGGATCACATGCTGCGTCTGCTTGAAAAAGTGAATAAGCCGAAGACCGTGGGCTTCCAGGCAGACATGGCGCACACCATGCTGTACACCCTGGGCTATAACTCGCCAGAGAGCCGCATCGTGGCTGAGGGCTGCGCCACTCCTGAAGAGATCATGACCGCGCTCAAGAAGGTCACCAAGGCTCTGCGTCCGTGGACGTTTGATTTCCACGTTGCACAAAACGACGGCACGGTGAAGGGCCAGGGCTCGCACGATAAGACTGGTCGCCACTGTCCTCCAGATGATCCGAATGGATTGATGGACATCGTGAAGGTGGCAGGACTTTGGATGCGCGATGACAACGGCGTTCCCACGCGTGCGTTTGAGCACATCTGCTGGGACGGCTGCATGTTCCCGAACGATGTCATGACTGATCCGCAGACGTGGAACAAGGTGTTGAAGGTGATGATCGACGTGCGCGATGCGCATGGTTGGAACTAA
- a CDS encoding Gfo/Idh/MocA family protein, translated as MSKKTLNIGLVGYGFMGRTHSNAFRQAPKFFDLPYEPVLKAVSARNPDRVKKFADNWGWQSVESDWKKLVERDDIDLIDIASPNDTHAEIAIAAAKAGKIVMCEKPLGRTAEEAKTMVKAVEDAGVANMVWYNYRRVPAVVMLKDLLDEGRFGRIFHYRTQFLQDWTISQDLPMGGEGLWRLDASVSGSGVTGDLLAHNIDMAMWLNGPIKEVSAATETFIKERKNTLTGEVVPVKIDDASAFIARFENGSLALFEATRYARGHKALFTLEINGEKASASWDLHDLHHLQYFDYKNDGKLRGWTDIHITDGDHPYMKNWWVPGLQIGYEHTFTHQVADFVASLDSGKPVGPTFRDGLMTEYVTDAVLKSAQTKKWETVATE; from the coding sequence GTGAGCAAGAAGACACTCAACATTGGTCTGGTGGGCTATGGCTTTATGGGCCGCACGCATTCCAACGCGTTTCGCCAGGCGCCAAAGTTTTTCGATCTGCCGTATGAGCCGGTGCTGAAAGCTGTCTCCGCACGCAACCCGGATCGTGTGAAAAAGTTTGCGGATAACTGGGGATGGCAGTCCGTTGAAAGCGATTGGAAGAAACTCGTCGAGCGCGACGACATTGACCTGATCGACATCGCCAGCCCGAACGACACACATGCAGAGATCGCGATTGCAGCCGCTAAGGCAGGCAAGATCGTAATGTGCGAAAAGCCGCTGGGCCGCACCGCAGAAGAAGCGAAGACCATGGTGAAGGCCGTGGAAGATGCAGGCGTGGCCAACATGGTTTGGTACAACTATCGCCGCGTGCCCGCTGTGGTGATGTTGAAGGACCTGCTGGATGAAGGCCGCTTCGGTCGCATCTTCCATTACCGCACGCAGTTCCTGCAGGACTGGACCATCTCGCAGGACTTGCCGATGGGCGGCGAAGGCCTGTGGCGTCTGGATGCTTCCGTCTCCGGCAGCGGCGTCACTGGCGACTTGCTCGCGCACAACATCGATATGGCCATGTGGCTGAACGGGCCCATCAAAGAAGTCAGCGCCGCGACGGAAACCTTCATCAAGGAACGCAAGAACACGCTCACCGGTGAAGTCGTCCCGGTGAAGATTGATGACGCTTCCGCATTCATCGCGCGTTTCGAAAACGGATCACTCGCACTGTTTGAAGCGACCCGCTATGCACGCGGTCACAAGGCGCTGTTCACGCTTGAAATCAACGGTGAGAAGGCGTCCGCATCGTGGGATCTGCATGACCTTCACCATCTGCAGTACTTCGATTACAAGAACGACGGCAAGCTGCGCGGTTGGACAGACATTCACATCACCGATGGCGATCACCCGTACATGAAGAACTGGTGGGTACCCGGATTGCAGATTGGTTATGAACACACGTTCACTCACCAGGTAGCAGACTTCGTAGCTTCGCTCGACAGTGGCAAGCCCGTGGGCCCAACCTTCCGCGATGGCTTGATGACGGAATATGTGACGGACGCGGTATTAAAGTCCGCACAGACAAAGAAGTGGGAGACGGTGGCGACGGAGTAA
- a CDS encoding 3-keto-disaccharide hydrolase: MKYRNLIAAAGALTLSATLVAQAPAGAPPANPLRAGFQRIQQPPPMVDFADNTGFTSLFDGTLKGWSYDPNLWDIKDGSIHIVATCEKPTGTVYAVSTAGEFGDFVLKYEMKGTGNINGGMQFRSYITGDPNSTGTKFPPVVRPTPPPRPAGSNAPARPPRPAACANPGTPPTREFESKWDLAGPQADFDEGNKYSGMFYEQSGRAVIATPGFSMYGDASGSYAMAKIVDKAQHDEWFHKDDWNQFIVVAIGHSTSIYMNGHLITQFVDTDPTYFRPSGKIGVESESTGDLWVRNISIKKL; this comes from the coding sequence ATGAAGTATCGCAACTTAATCGCCGCTGCGGGAGCACTTACACTCTCCGCGACACTTGTGGCGCAGGCACCAGCGGGCGCGCCGCCTGCTAATCCGCTGCGCGCCGGATTCCAACGCATTCAGCAGCCGCCGCCGATGGTCGACTTCGCCGACAACACCGGCTTCACATCGCTCTTTGACGGAACGCTGAAGGGCTGGAGCTACGACCCGAACCTGTGGGACATCAAGGATGGTTCGATTCATATCGTTGCCACCTGCGAGAAGCCCACAGGCACGGTGTATGCCGTCTCCACCGCGGGCGAGTTTGGTGACTTCGTGCTGAAGTATGAAATGAAGGGCACGGGCAACATTAACGGCGGCATGCAATTCCGCAGCTACATCACGGGCGATCCGAATTCAACCGGCACAAAGTTCCCGCCGGTAGTACGCCCCACGCCACCGCCGCGTCCCGCAGGATCCAATGCACCGGCACGTCCTCCACGCCCCGCAGCATGCGCTAACCCTGGTACGCCTCCCACGCGTGAGTTTGAGTCCAAGTGGGACCTGGCTGGTCCGCAGGCTGACTTTGATGAAGGTAACAAGTACAGCGGCATGTTCTATGAACAGAGCGGTCGCGCCGTCATCGCCACGCCCGGATTCTCCATGTATGGTGACGCCAGCGGCAGCTATGCCATGGCCAAGATCGTGGACAAGGCACAGCACGACGAATGGTTCCACAAGGACGATTGGAACCAGTTCATCGTCGTGGCGATTGGTCACTCCACGTCGATTTACATGAATGGCCACTTGATTACGCAGTTTGTAGATACCGATCCCACTTACTTCCGCCCCAGCGGCAAGATTGGTGTGGAGTCGGAATCCACTGGCGACCTTTGGGTGCGTAACATTTCCATTAAGAAGCTGTAA
- a CDS encoding sugar O-acetyltransferase codes for MSNLTEREKMLAGELYDPFDPELMEGRERARDLCHSLNNTRDRDADERRSLMHQLFGKGGDTVWMQPPFFCDYGANIELGERVFFNFNCIVLDVCPVIIGDYTQIGSGVQILTPLHPLEASLRRQQEYGAPVTIGNDVWIGAGALILPGVTIGDRTVIGAGSVVTRDIPSDVLAVGNPCRVLRPITSEDRAKTAKP; via the coding sequence ATGTCGAACCTTACCGAACGCGAAAAGATGCTCGCAGGCGAGCTCTACGATCCCTTCGACCCGGAACTGATGGAGGGCAGGGAACGTGCACGCGACCTTTGCCACTCGTTGAACAACACGCGCGACCGCGATGCGGATGAGCGCCGCTCACTGATGCATCAGCTCTTTGGCAAAGGCGGCGACACCGTGTGGATGCAGCCGCCCTTCTTTTGTGACTATGGCGCAAACATTGAGTTGGGTGAACGCGTGTTCTTCAACTTCAACTGTATTGTGCTGGATGTCTGCCCTGTCATCATTGGTGATTACACGCAGATCGGAAGCGGCGTGCAGATTCTTACACCGCTGCATCCGTTGGAGGCATCACTGCGTCGTCAACAGGAATACGGCGCGCCGGTCACCATTGGCAACGACGTATGGATTGGTGCGGGTGCACTGATTCTTCCCGGCGTCACCATTGGTGATCGTACAGTCATTGGCGCAGGCAGCGTGGTCACACGCGACATTCCTTCCGATGTGTTGGCCGTTGGCAATCCATGCCGCGTGCTTCGGCCCATCACATCGGAAGATCGCGCGAAGACAGCTAAGCCGTAA